In Gopherus flavomarginatus isolate rGopFla2 chromosome 1, rGopFla2.mat.asm, whole genome shotgun sequence, a single genomic region encodes these proteins:
- the LOC127038274 gene encoding olfactory receptor 51G2-like: protein MMSAVNDTKFISAVFLLTGIPGQEDVHLWISIPFCLMYVISIIGNSVILFLIKTDPTLHEPMYIFLSMLAITDLGLLIATMPTILGIYLFNSREISFNACFTQLFFIQSLQCIESSTLLLMAFDRFIAICNPLRYASILTLPRIAKMGLVCVLRGITTIFPLPLLLKRFQYCGDNVLSHSYCAHQEVMKLACSDNKFNNLYGLYLSFLIMGLDSLLIFLSYVMILKTVLSVVSQTKCLRALNTCVSHLCVVLLFYTSEIGLSVIHRFGNSSTHVLQILLGYVYLLVPPLMNPVVYSMKSKQLRLRIIRLFIK from the coding sequence ATGATGTCAGCTGTCAATGACACCAAATTCATCTCTGCAGTGTTCCTTCTCACTGGGATACCAGGGCAGGAAGACGTCCATCTCTGGATTTCTATCCCCTTCTGTTTAATGTATGTTATTTCGATAataggaaattcagtcattctgttccttataaaaacagatccaaccctccatgagcccatgtacattttcctttccatgttggccaTCACAGACCTTGGCTTATTGATAGCCACCATGCCGACGATATTGGGCATATACTTGTTTAACTCTAGGGAAATCAGCTTTAATGCCTGTTTTACCCAGTTGTTCTTTATTCAGTCGCTTCAGTGCATTGAATCTTCCACACTCTTGTTGATGGCCTTTGACCGCTTCATCGCCATCTGTAACCCACTGAGATATGCTTCCATCTTAACCCTGCCGAGAATAGCCAagatgggactggtgtgtgtgctaAGAGGAATAACCACAATattccctctcccccttctcctgaAACGGTTCCAATACTGTGGAGACAATGTCCTCTCCCATTCCTACTGTGCACACCAGGAAGTCATGAAGTTGGCTTGTTCAGACAACAAATTCAACAACCTCTATGGCTTGTATCTTTCATTCTTAATTATGGGGTTGGATTCACTGCTCATCTTCCTCTCGTATGTGATGATCCTCAAAACAGTGCTGAGTGTTGTGTCGCAGACAAAGTGTCTTCGGGCCCTGAACACCTgtgtctcccacctctgtgtcgTCCTGCTTTTCTACACTTCAGAGATTGGTTTGTCTGTGATACACAGATTTGGGAACAGCTCGACTCATGTGCTTCAGATTCTCCTGGGGTATGTCTACCTTCTGGTCCCGCCCCTTATGAACCCAGTTGTGTACAGCATGAAAAGCAAACAGCTTAGATTGAGGATAATCAGATTGTTCATCAAGTGA